Within Hydra vulgaris chromosome 02, alternate assembly HydraT2T_AEP, the genomic segment ctattttttaaatgttaaccTAAGATGTTGTCAAAAGTTAACAGTAAGTatgattttagtttatttggCTCGCTAGATAAGTTGTCTGTCCAGATAAATGGAACCAGTATTTTAATGGTCTATTTTAccctaaaaaacatttacttttgcAGATTTAAGTCTacaagttattatatattgtctactttttaatttttttaaatacaaactttaatCGAGACACTTtatgagacaaaaaaaaaagaaagaaaaaaacaattaaaaacgtttttttttaattatttatcatCATAAATGAATTATATACTGtcttcttttcaattttttaaattcaaacacTAATCAAGACATTTTTCGagacaaaaaagaaaaggaaaaaaaagaaacactaaaaattttttgttttaattatttgtcgTAATAAATGTCCCACATTCATAAATACAATCTGCCTAAAGTCTTAGTTGATGTAAGTATAAAGTCCCCACAAATAGCGTATTGAGGATGGCTTCATCAGTATCTTCACGTTaaccttaatttaaaatatgaattatataaattcaaaaaaaatcatacttaCATTTTGGTTGTTTTTCTTGACAATTCTAAACTCTGCTTTTTCCAGATGTTTATCAAAATCCACCTTAGCTCCGAGGTGAAAATACTCTTCGCAATTCGTATTTATTTCTAAAGATCCGTTGGTAAGTCTCCACATTTTACTTTCATTATCGCATACtgtaactaaaattttttcaacaatgttTTCAGACCAATTACATAACACATCTCCAATAGTTCCATTGGTTTTATCTATTTTCGAAGGGTCATTACTAGAAGCTAAAACCAAAATTGTTAAATGAAAGTTTGATCTTGCCAAAGCATCCACGAGGGCATGTCGGAGATAAACTTCTTCTGGActtacaattataattatagAGTCAGCTTCTGCTCCTGAATAACCTTTGATGTCAGTTATAAGAATTTCTCTATGACTTTTTAGCTTctctttaattgaaaatttttgctttaatgttGGGCAGCATTTCAGTAAATGTGGCAAATAAGGTACTGCTTTATAGTCTTTTATTATGTCGACTGCATATGAAACAGATTGCACTTCTTCTATGTTGTTACATATAACAACAGTTCTTCTTTGTATTTCAAGACTCTGTAAAATAACAGACAAAAACTTTGCAGATCGCTTATTTGATATGTCACGAAATGGAAAATATACAACTTTGGGTTTTTCACCTTTAATTGCGTGTCCTATATTACCAGATCTAAAACTATAACTAGTTTCCATATAACTTAAAGATTCTttgttatttgtattttctGCTAAGTTTTTCGACATGTGATCTATATcattatcataaaaatcatCACCTGTTACATCAATATCATGATTTTCTGCGCTTTTTTCGTAATTTGAACCCCTATAACTTTCAACTGTTGATTCCTTTACTTCATTTATTGAGTTCTTAGTAGTAGCATGTATAGAATAAGTATTAAAGCTTTCCTGTTGTTGACGTTggttatcaattttaaatttgttttcatttgcTTCTGCTTCctctgcatttaaaaaattgaaaacagttTTTGATTGAGCGATTGTTTTTTGAGCAGAatctattaatattttattgcatTCTGGAAATctcattaatttatttaggGATATAATTTTCATTCCAATAATTTCATATTGAAAACAATTCTTTTGCAGTATACACTTTTTATCGCATTTTATCAATTCCCTGTTTTTTATAACACTTTCAGGAATTAAAACAACTAAAGATTCTTCCGACATAGAATTTATTAGGTCTTTAATTTGAATTGCATCTTCTTCTTTTACATATTCGTCAGAAAGTTCTTCAAGTACGAAATGTACTTTATAACTGTTAGCTTCTACCAAATACTTCAGTAATTTTGGGAGtgaaatgttttctttaaaagcgttttcagatattttttctttctcgCACATATCTATCCATAAGTAATATAAGGTATGACATACAACGGTAACATTTGACGtattctctaaatttttttttaagttgtcaaCAAACTCACTCATTTCACATTCAAATAACGTGAAGTTGTTACAACATATGTAGAACAAGGTAAAAGGATTTTCTGATACTTTTGTTACacagtttttaacaatttcttttccAACCACAGATTTTCCTGAACCATACCCTCCAGTAATGactcttttttttgctttatcatTTATAGCATCTCTTTGTTCAGCATTAAGAATCAATGTTTTGATCTGTTTTTGAGCATCAAGTTCAAGTGTTGGCAAAGATTGATCAACCGTAGACATAAACATCATAGTTAAGCCAATGagttgtttaaaaagttttatttcattgttggtttgtgcatttttttttccctcGCAATATGCAACAACTAATCTCCACCaatcttctaatttttcctCTTTAAAATCATCTTTACATAATAATAAGATTTGGTCTAAACCAAAACTTTCTGAGCAGTGATTAGTTAGGTTTTCCGAAAATttgtcagaaaaataaaaaaataattctttactGAAATTTTAACGCTCAAAAAATGGTAAAACTACAACTcccaaaataattaatttactaGCTTCGATTAAAGGTTtgtaaacattaataaataatatgataTCATTAAAACAGTTTTCAGATTCTAGCTCAATGCAATCTAAAGTAGTAGCGATGCGAGCAATTATAACAAGATTGTGTTCAGAGCAAAATATTGTTAACCTATTTTCGTCGCAATCTCTTAAATTATCAACATTACACTCTAAAAGAGAAGCATGATAGTACAATCGGTAATCAGGTAAGACAGCACAAGTACCTTCATtattttttcccaaaaaaacattaaaaaattctaaaatttcgGTCAAAATATCATTATCATAACTTGATGGGAGAAAAGTAATGACATCATGGCAATTaagaaaatttctataaatgtAATCTTCTGCATACGACTCTATTGGTTtgtcaaaagttattttatttttagtccaATCCAAAGTATTTGACGTTCTTATTTTCTTGCTAAGATCACATTCAAAAACTGGATCAGGTGTTGCAATGATCAAGCCGTTATAAGTTATCTCATATTTGTAATtacctaaatataaataaaaaaaacattaaatgcaCATTTGATGTTATTATTGATTAATATATTGCTTACTAAGGTTTTTGATATTGTTAGTTTTTGTAAAGCAgctgtttttctattttaacttttatagaaAAGCTgttaacagcattttttttcttttttctataaatttaaaagtaaattttttaatataagaacaCTTTTATTCAATACTTTAAAtcctaatataaatatttttttgttaaaaagatatttcaaaaatagaaGCGCTAATATTGGACAAATTGAAAAGTGCAATCCTTTTTTTATACTGAAGTTGGAAAAATGAAATTACTCTTTCAACATCTGAATATGTGGGCAAAACTGTTATTTATGCATCATAAATATTTAGGTTATTTTCATATTGGattgtaattttattaccaGTAGtggttttattaactttaatattattgacACCAAAAAATCCCCAACATGtctttaaaagtaattgctCCTCTTTAAGACGTTATTGTTGAATTCTTGTATGAATAATTTTGAGGATTACAATTGATGAACACTTGAAAAGTGTTCATCAATTGTAATCCTCAAATTattcataaacatttttcttattttaatgttcattaaacaaatttttaaacatatttttatttaaagtcagcgcccaataaatttaaatcttttcagCTAAAATTCTATGCATCCAGTTTAACAGGTTACTTTGTCTcttgtaaatcttttaaagcatCAAAGTCTAAATTATTGACTAAAATAAAATCTGCATaaagttctaataaaatttaccGATTTGCTCTTTCTGCGTTTATTAATGGATGAAGGCATTGTTTCTATTGCGTTCCGAAAAACTTTTAGGAGAGATgaggttcaattttttttcctaaaaagccgtgactttcttttaaaaaaacttgattcaaACAGTTGACagtttgatgtatattattacAAGTTTTTGAGAAATTAAGAAAGTTGATAGTTTCTTTTTAGTCATCTTTTATAAGTTTgtgatttattataaatattataagcAATTGTAATgacaacaaaatatatcttataaaaattaaaaaaacagtactAAAGTCAACAAAAGTTgattatagaaattataaacattaactgtatttttttaatgaaaaggaGAATAAACTGGTTTTTAGGGTTGAGAATGAATTGAGAGCTTTTAGttaataaagaaagtttttctaAGTTTTAATGCCTTGATGTTTAATAGATTTACGCCTGTAATTATGAGAGCGGTGTTTAGAGGCAGACAAGTTTAAATTACTATTGGAACGAAGGTGATAACTAGTGTTGGCACTTTTAGAAaagaaattgattaaagttaaaGGAAGTTTATTGTGTTGGTGGTTCCCGACAAattgaaagtttaaaagttgaatataGTTTCATAGTGTTtgtactttaaaaagttttcataagtTAGGCAGAGCACATTAGGAATAAAATTAATGTTctggaaataaataattttttaatcctTGTTTTGGAGGTGGGATAACCTAATAAGAGCTTGTTGATGGTACTGTCCTCATACTCAGCATGCATATCTAAGATGTAAGCCAAAAATAGGAATAAAATTAAtgttctgaaaataaataattttttaatcctTGTTTTGGAGGTGGGATAACCTAATAAGAGCTTGTTGATGGTACTGTCCTCATACTCAGCATGCATATCTAAGATGTGAGCCAAAAATAGAATGATATATGTTCAAGAATATCTCAAGATTAACATAATGGCGAATTTTGGTCAACATGCCATTAGATCTACTTAGTTTCATTGCAATGTCTTTACAGTGGGATGAAAAAGAAAGatatgaattaatttttatagaaagatAATAATTGAGTTAACAGGTTAAATTGCCACTTAATCATACGTTTATagattattgttttatttaatttaaagataatgaATTCAGTATTTTTAGAGTTAAGAAAAAGTTTGTCGGTGCGAGGCCATTAAACTAGATTGGCAAGATCACGGTTattatgtttgttatttttaaggGCTTTATCAATTAGCATTAGATTAGTATCATCAACAAAGTGGTAAACAGTAGCAAACTTAATGGATGAatgaagatcattaatataaagaaGGAAAAGATATGGTCCCAATGCAAAATCCTGATGAACACTATTAGAACATTTTAGAAGGGTAGATTTTGAGTCATTGATAGAAACAAATTGTgttcttttgtttaaatatgtagTAAACCATTTAAGGGTTATGCCTCTGATCCCATagtattctaattttttcaataaaattgaatgaTCCACAAAATATAACACTTTCTGTATATCGACAAATACACCACATGCAAAACATTTATCATCAATAGCTTTTCTAATCAATTCAGTTATTTTAATGAGAGCATGAGTTGTGGAGTGATTGGTACGAAATTCATACTGATTGgtgtaaaagcatttaagttttttaagaaaagcaTAGAGTCTATTACGCATCGCTTTCTCGAAAAGTTTACCTATATTAGAAAGCAGAGAGATGGGTCGGTAATTGCTGAAATCTAACGAGAAgcctttttaaatattgaaaagactttggcaactttaaaaatatatggaaaagtactacttttaaatgagttattaaAAGTACAGAAAGACTTTGAAGAAATGTGTGGGACTAGTTTAAGGAGGAACGTAGGTGCCCTTTTAGGAtcaaaaatttttcagtttttagcgtgtttgtaataaaatcagatatttcattttcagttaGAGGATTATCAAAAAACGATTTAGCATTTGGAATGTAAAGAAAGTCAGTAAAGTCAAACCGTTCTAATCAACCAAAtcttttttcaatgattttctaaaaaatcttgtatgttacattattatttaaccAAATCGAAAACCAATGATGATCCAAAAATTCTATCAAATCCAATTTTATATTTGACATTgtcagttttattataaattttaaacccaAACTATAATTGTCTATTTAAATTGGTAGCCTCAtctacaattattttaaactttattccgTTAGCCACTCTTAACTTTATGGTGTcattttttcctgttttttataagaaaatatctGTAAGAgactttttcattgaaaaactggaaataacttttatatcttttctcaCCTCCTCTCTTACCTGTTTAAATGGTTAATTTTATTGACTTACCTGAAGAACTTACGTGACTTTTCAAGTTACTTTTCAAGGTATTCATAGTAGTAGAATTTGTAtagcattttattattttgttacaatagtggttgctttttcatttcatttcaaattgaatttttctatttttaccaGTCCAGGCTGAGATCATTAGGAATACGAATAATAAATAAGGATAGTAAAGAATCGCTTAAAcgaccattaaaaaaaagtagaagttCACAAATTACTCATAATGCAGTTATTCCAAGGTCAATAAGATCTGTTCTTTAACGTTAAAATAATCATTCTATGATTATTTTAAGGTTAAAGAACAGAACAAGGTAAGTTAAAAAGAAGAATGcgcacttttttataaaaaactactGGAAACtctatttataacttattattattaaactttttaaaaacaatttggtCTTAAATGGTAAAATCAAACCCTTAAAGCAAGAAAACTAGCTCGTGTGCTTTggttctttttcaaaaaatttgtagaagtaaatctatttattaaacaaatctaaaactatatattaaattgttataagttttgaaaattaattcaattcatcactaaagttgttttaataCACGTTTacgtaaaagaaaaaaattttcattcatCACTTTTTTcgacttttttataaaaacttttaaataaaaagatgttcAATTTTTGATTGAACTACAATTTTGTATAGTTGTAACGCTTTACAAAAATGAacgctttattaaaatttatttacaagttATCCAGAACggcagaaaaaaagtttaaattttgttattgtttattgcAATTACAAATTCCAATaatgaaaaactattaaaacgtcttttgaaaAACAGCTATTTACTgcctttaatttaatttttaaaaaacacctaTTATTAATGTTACTTTAACGCAATATTCAGAAACCCTAAATACCCATAATATAGTATAAGCAACTTATGCTTATACTATAATATGGGAATGAGATCCACTGTTTTTCGTCTACATATCAcctaaaaataagtaaaaacatcaTGTAAAGAATAAAAGCTACGTTCCAATACTAAAAAAGAATGTGAAAATGCAAAATCCTTTTTACTGTcgaattttgaatatttaagttTCGAGCTTAAAGCGGAAACAAGCATTCCATGACGTTTTTCATAGATTGTGACAATCTTGATACTGTTGATACTTCTTTGGCCAGACGTTCAACATTTTGAGAATGGCATGGAATATCAGGAACTTAAAGAGTGCTATTTGCAACACTAATTAAGAGGTCTTTATTATTCACATCAGATAAAATCTGAGAAGGAGATATATTAACATTTGATCAGTTGATCATTTCTAAATATGAGGATAAAATTGATAGAAgtcttttgtaataaaaattgagAGAATTTTTTGTAGAGAGAAAACTCGCACCCTATCAGTAATATCTTCTCTTATACTTACATTAATTTTCTTTGGTACTTTGACTGCTTTTTTCTTGTCTTTATTTTTGATGGCTGacaacaaaacattttcaagatgAGCGAAATAACAGtttctttttaatactttttaggCGATTGCTATTGTATCAGGATGTACTGCCATCAAGTGCAGTAAAACTGCTCTGAGAGGTAGCTCATTCAAATGAAGCAAACAAATGCACCATTAAAGAGGTTTGCCAGTACGAGTTTCAAGGAAACAAATGATACCATTTTTCTAGCTCGTTTTTGCATTGGTTCCATCACAAAAAACA encodes:
- the LOC136076917 gene encoding uncharacterized protein LOC136076917 encodes the protein MMFMSTVDQSLPTLELDAQKQIKTLILNAEQRDAINDKAKKRVITGGYGSGKSVVGKEIVKNCVTKVSENPFTLFYICCNNFTLFECEMSEFVDNLKKNLENTSNVTVVCHTLYYLWIDMCEKEKISENAFKENISLPKLLKYLVEANSYKVHFVLEELSDEYVKEEDAIQIKDLINSMSEESLVVLIPESVIKNRELIKCDKKCILQKNCFQYEIIGMKIISLNKLMRFPECNKILIDSAQKTIAQSKTVFNFLNAEEAEANENKFKIDNQRQQQESFNTYSIHATTKNSINEVKESTVESYRGSNYEKSAENHDIDVTGDDFYDNDIDHMSKNLAENTNNKESLSYMETSYSFRSGNIGHAIKGEKPKVVYFPFRDISNKRSAKFLSVILQSLEIQRRTVVICNNIEEVQSVSYAVDIIKDYKAVPYLPHLLKCCPTLKQKFSIKEKLKSHREILITDIKGYSGAEADSIIIIVSPEEVYLRHALVDALARSNFHLTILVLASSNDPSKIDKTNGTIGDVLCNWSENIVEKILVTVCDNESKMWRLTNGSLEINTNCEEYFHLGAKVDFDKHLEKAEFRIVKKNNQNV